The following proteins come from a genomic window of Stegostoma tigrinum isolate sSteTig4 chromosome 30, sSteTig4.hap1, whole genome shotgun sequence:
- the LOC125465760 gene encoding cold-inducible RNA-binding protein-like isoform X2 has protein sequence MSDEGKLFVGGLNFDTDEQSLEQLFSKYGEVRDVLVIKDKDTHKSRGFGFVTFENPDDARDALAMNGKSVDGRQIRVDQAGKGSGGRSRNYQSGQSRGYGFRGGRSNRGFYRDGDRSGRSNYGNDYYNRSQNSSSYGYNSSVGRSYRDDYDSYE, from the exons ATGTCTGATGAAGGAAAACTTTTTGTTGGTGGACTCAACTTTGACACAGATGAGCAATCGCTGGAGCAGTTATTTTCCAAGTACGGAGAAGTTCGTGATG TCCTTGTGATCAAAGATAAAGACACACACAAATCCAGAGGATTTGGTTTTGTTACTTTTGAAAATCCGGATGATGCAAGAGATGCCTTGGCCATGAATGGAAAG TCCGTTGATGGTCGACAAATTCGAGTAGACCAGGCAGGAAAAGGCTCTGGAGGACGATCTAGGAATTATCAAAGTGGGCAGTCGCGAGGTTATGGATTCCGTGGTGGGAGAAGCAACCGTGGATTTTACAGAG ATGGTGACAGAAGTGGACGAAGCAATTATGGAAATGACTACTATAATAG GAGTCAAAATTCTAGCAGCTATGGCTATAACAGCTCAGTTGGAAGGTCATACCGAGATGATTATGACAGTTATG AATGA
- the LOC125465760 gene encoding cold-inducible RNA-binding protein-like isoform X1, which translates to MSDEGKLFVGGLNFDTDEQSLEQLFSKYGEVRDVLVIKDKDTHKSRGFGFVTFENPDDARDALAMNGKSVDGRQIRVDQAGKGSGGRSRNYQSGQSRGYGFRGGRSNRGFYRDGDRSGRSNYGNDYYNRSQNSSSYGYNSSVGRSYRDDYDSYATNE; encoded by the exons ATGTCTGATGAAGGAAAACTTTTTGTTGGTGGACTCAACTTTGACACAGATGAGCAATCGCTGGAGCAGTTATTTTCCAAGTACGGAGAAGTTCGTGATG TCCTTGTGATCAAAGATAAAGACACACACAAATCCAGAGGATTTGGTTTTGTTACTTTTGAAAATCCGGATGATGCAAGAGATGCCTTGGCCATGAATGGAAAG TCCGTTGATGGTCGACAAATTCGAGTAGACCAGGCAGGAAAAGGCTCTGGAGGACGATCTAGGAATTATCAAAGTGGGCAGTCGCGAGGTTATGGATTCCGTGGTGGGAGAAGCAACCGTGGATTTTACAGAG ATGGTGACAGAAGTGGACGAAGCAATTATGGAAATGACTACTATAATAG GAGTCAAAATTCTAGCAGCTATGGCTATAACAGCTCAGTTGGAAGGTCATACCGAGATGATTATGACAGTTATG CTACAAATGAATAA